The following proteins are encoded in a genomic region of Triticum dicoccoides isolate Atlit2015 ecotype Zavitan chromosome 1B, WEW_v2.0, whole genome shotgun sequence:
- the LOC119315647 gene encoding polygalacturonase inhibitor-like: MAGASPLLLLSFLLLVSMAAADQCHDDDHAALVAIDTAMGSPYHFASWTPDSACCDWYDVDCDADTGRVVGLRVYQDANMSGAIPDAIGNLTFLETLTLHHLPAISGAIPESLAALSNLSELTISYTGVSGPVPSFLGALTALTLLDLSYNTLTGAIPPSIADLTSLSSINLRRNRLSGTIPSLLLSKSPDGAYLQLSHNNLSGAIPTEFAAVNFSYVDLSRNALSGEAACLFGADKALQHLDVSRNALNFDLSAIEFPEQLTYVDLSHNTIRGAIPIQVATVTGLQQFNVSFNRLCGTVPTGGNMSRFDRYSYLHNKCLCGAPLTACRQRPVGYLH; this comes from the coding sequence ATGGCCggcgcctcccctctcctcctgctctccttcctcctccttgtttcgaTGGCGGCGGCGGACCAGTGCCACGACGACGACCATGCCGCCTTGGTTGCCATCGACACCGCCATGGGCAGCCCCTACCACTTCGCGTCTTGGACGCCCGACTCCGCATGCTGCGACTGGTACGACGTTGACTGTGATGCCGACACGGGCCGCGTCGTCGGTCTCCGCGTCTACCAGGACGCCAACATGTCCGGCGCCATCCCGGACGCCATCGGCAACCTCACCTTCCTCGAGACCCTCACCCTCCACCACCTCCCGGCCATCTCCGGTGCCATCCCGGAATCCCTCGCCGCGCTTTCCAACCTCTCGGAGCTCACAATCTCCTACACGGGTGTGTCCGGCCCGGTGCCCTCCTTCCTAGGCGCGCTCACTGCACTCACCCTCCTCGACCTCTCCTACAACACCCTCACCGGCGCCATCCCGCCGTCCATTGCCGACCTCACCAGCCTCTCCAGCATCAACCTCCGCCGCAACCGCCTTTCCGGCACCATCCCGTCGCTCCTCCTCTCCAAGTCCCCCGACGGCGCCTACCTCCAGCTCTCCCACAACAACCTCTCTGGCGCCATCCCGACTGAGTTTGCCGCCGTCAACTTCTCCTACGTCGACCTCTCCCGCAACGCCCTCTCCGGCGAAGCCGCCTGCCTCTTCGGTGCTGACAAGGCCCTCCAGCACCTCGACGTGTCCCGCAACGCCCTCAACTTTGACCTCTCCGCCATCGAGTTCCCGGAGCAGCTCACCTACGTCGACCTCAGCCACAACACCATCCGCGGTGCCATCCCGATACAGGTCGCCACCGTAACCGGCCTCCAGCAGTTCAACGTGAGCTTCAACAGGCTGTGCGGCACCGTGCCCACCGGCGGCAACATGTCCAGGTTCGACCGCTACAGCTACCTCCATAACAAGTGCCTCTGCGGCGCGCCGCTGACCGCCTGCCGCCAGCGGCCCGTTGGCTACCTCCACTAG